The genomic region atgtatatcaaatatacctatgttcactttgccatccttcttatccgccaattacttggggtagttccgcttccaatgaccagtccctttgcagtagaagcactcagtttcaggcttaggtccagacttgggttttttcacttgagcagcaacttgtttgccgttcttcttgaagttcccctttcttccctttgtccctttacttgaaactagtggttttaccatcaacacttgatgcttttcttgatttctaccttcgtcgatttcagcatcacaaagagcttgggaatcatttccattatcccttacatattatagttcatcatgaagttctactaacttggtgatggtgactagagaattctgtcaatcattattttatctggaagatcaactcccacttgattcaagcgattgtagtacctagacaatctgagcacatgctcactgcttgagctattctcctccatcttttagctatagaacttgttggagacttcatatctctcaactcgggtatttacttgaaatattaacttcaactcctggaacatctcatatggtccatgacgttcaaaacgtctttgaaatcccgattctaagctgttaagcatggtgcactaaactatcaagtagccatcatattgagctagccaaacgttcataacgtctgcatctactcctgcaataggtcagtcacctagcggtgcattaaggacatcattcttctgtgcagcaatgatgataaacctcaaatcacggatccaatccgcatcattgctactaacatctttcaacttagttttctctaggaacatatcaaaaataaaacaggggagctaaacacgagctattgatctacaacatagatatgctaatactaccaggactaagttcatgataatttaagtgcaattaatcatattacttaagaactcacacttagaaatacatccctctaatcttctaagtgatcacgtgatccaaatcaactaaaccatgtccgatcatcacgtgaaatggagtagttttcaatggtgaacatcactgtgttgatcatacctactatatgattcaactatatgattcacgctcgacctttcggtctcagtgttccgaggccatatctgcatatgctagactcgtcaagtttaacctgagtattctgcgtgtgcaaaactgacttgcacccgttgtagatggacgtagagcttatcacacccgatcatcacgtggtgtctgggcacgacgaactttggcaacggtgcatactcagggagaacacttttatcttgaaatttagtgagagatcatcttataatgctaccgtcataactaagcaaagtaagatgtataaaagataaacatctcatgcaatcaaaatatgtgacatgatatggccatcatcatcttgtgcctttgatttccatctccaaagcatcgtcatgatttccatcgtcaccggcatgacaccatgatctccatcatcttgatctatatcaatgtgttgtcacatggtcgtctcgccaactattgctcttgcaactattgctatcgcatagcgataaagtaaagcaattatttggttcttgcatcttatgcaataaataaaaaaccataaggcttctgccagttgccgataacttcaacaaaacatgatcatcttatacaacaacttatatttcatcacgtctagaccatatcacatcacaacatgccctgcaaaaacaagttagacgtcctctactttgttgttgcaagttttacgtggctgctacgggctgagtaaggaccgttcttacctacgcatcaaaaccacaatgatagtttgtcaagttagtgttgttttaaccttctcaagggccgggcgtagccacactcgattcaactaaagttggagaaactgacacccgctagtcacctgtgtgcatagcacggcggtaaaaccagtctcgcgtaagcgtacacgtaatgtcagtccgggccgcttcatccaacaataccgccgaaccaaagtgtgacatgctggtaagcagtatgacttatatcgcccacaactcacttgtgttctactcgtgcatattacatcaacgcataaaacctggctcggatgccactattggggaacgtagtaatttcaaaaaatttcctacgcacacgcaagatcatggtgatgcatagcaacgagaggggagagtgttgtccatgtaccctcgtagaccgaaagtggaagcattagcacaacgcggttgatgtagtcgtacgtcttcatgatccgactgatccaagtaccaaacgcatggcacctccgagttcagcacacgttcagctcgatgacgtcccgcgaactccgatccagcagagcttcacgggagagttccctcagcacgatggcgtggtgacggtgatgatgttgctaccgacaccgggcttcgcctaagcaccgctactatatgaccgaggtggaatatggtggagaggggcaccgcgcacggctgggagagatcaaccgATCAACTtgtgtctggggtgcccccctgcccctgtatataaaggagcaagggggaggaggtgcggccaagCAAGGGGCGCGcggcgctaggaggagtcctactcctcctgggagtaggactcccccctttccatgttggaccaGGACTTgggggagaaggagagagagggaaaaggaaaaggagggggcgccgaacccctccttgtccaattcggactgggggggaaggggcgcgcggctgccccttggcctcctctccactttctccactaggcccattaaggcccattaggttaccggggggtccagtaacctcccggtactccggtagaatgccgatttcacccggaacacttccgatgtccaaacataggcttccaatatatcaatcttcatgtctcgaccattttgagactcctcgtcatgtccgtgatcatatccgggactccgaacaaccttcggtacatcaaaatatataaactcataatgaaactgtcatcgtaacgttaagcgtgcggaccctacgggttcgagaataatgtagacatgatcgagacacgtctctggtcaataaccaatagcggaacctggatgctcatattggctcctacatttcctacgaagatctttatcggccagaccgcataacaacatacgttgttccctttgtcattggtatgttacttgcctgagattcgatcgtcggtatctcaatacctagttcaatctcgtcactggcaagtctctttactcgttccataatacatcatcccgcaaataactcattagttgcaatgcttgcaaggcttaagtgatgtgcattaccgagagggcccagagatacctctctgacaatcggagtgacaaatcctaatctcgaaatacgccaacccaacaagtacctctggagacacctgtagagcacctttataatcacccagttacgttgtgacgtttggtagcacacaatgtgttcctcccgataaacgggagttgcataatctcatagtcataggaacatgtataagtcatgaagaaagcaatagcaacaaactaaatgatcaagtgacatgctaacggaatgggtcaagtcaatcacatcattctctaatgatgtgaccccgttaatcaaatggtaactcatgtctatggctaggaaacttaaccatctttgattcaacgagctagtcaagtagaggcatactagtgacactctatttatctatgtattcacacatgtattatgtttccggttaatacaattctagcatgaataataactttattattgcctctagggcatatttccttcagtttattgttgggatatcattattatattttgtctattttaatgcacctatatacttggtaaagggtggaaggctcggccttatgcgtggtgttttgttccactcttgccatcctagtttccgtcataccggtgttatgttccttgattttgcgttcgttacacggttgggttataatgggaaccccttgacagttcgtcttgaataaaactcctccagcaaggcccaacatcgattttaccatttgccacctagtctcttttcccttgggttccgcggactcaagcgtcatctttattttaaacccccgggccagtgctcctctgagtgttggtccaacctgtcagctgccggtggtcaccaggggcaactctgggctggcctaccggaaccttggacaatccggtgtgccctgagaacgagatatgtgcagctcctatcgggatttgtcggcacattcgggtggctttgctggtttaattttaccattgtcgagatgtcttgtaaccgggattccgagtctgatcgggttgtcttgggagaaagaatatccttcgttgaccgtgagagcttgtgatgggctaagttgggacacccctacagggatttgaactttcgaaagccgtgcccgcggttatcggcagatgggaatttgttaatgtccgattgtagaaaaccttaacttaacttaattaaaatgaatcaacagagtgtgtggccgtgatggtctcttttcggcggagtccggaaagagaacacggtctcgaattatgcttgatcgtaggttgttctaggatcacttcttgatcatagtttatcgatcgtgtCTTTGCCTTCTCTttttgctctcatttgcgtatgttagccaccatatctgctagttgcttgctgcagctccacctcatgcctttacctacctataagcttaaatagtcttgatcgcgagggtgtgagattgctgagtccccgtgactcacagattacttccaaaatcagatgcagggaccgatgataccgctccaggagattcgactgagctcaagtgggagttcgatgaggactcaggacgatactatgttttctttccagacgatcagtagtggtgcctagttggggcgatcggggactttgtcgcatttggggttattctttattttggttccgtagtcggaccttgagtgtatctggatgaatgtaatgttatttatgctattgtgtcacgtggcgattgtaagccaactatgtacctcttttccatTATGCATTACATGGGCtgttgcgaagattacctcacttgcgacattgcttacaatgcggttatggctctaagtcgtgcttcgacacgtgggagatatagccgcatcgtgggcgttacacaactACTCCCGTAATTAAGCCTCACATCATCACACAAAATCCCCTCTTCTCCGTCAAATGCTTTTTGTCAAGTGTTCTATTGATGACTGTAAAATTATGAATAACTTGTGTATTTTTTATCTACCCGTTGGGTACCCAATGATTATGGGTACTCATCGGGTATGTGTacgggtaaagtttcatacccatgggtacgggtatgggtagaTTTTTGTATCCATTGGCTACATGGGCATGGGTATGGCATTGCTTTACCCGTCCCATagcctacccattgccatccttaataTTCTTCCTAGTGCTTTACACTACACCCTTAACATTGCGGCTTTACTGCTTTTTCGATTGCTTGAAAAATAATCCACTCCTACAGTATTTGGTGTTACTATTGTGCAGAATTGGACATGTAATCCCTACTAACGAAGCCAACTGAGACTTGCAAAACCTTGACAAGAACCGATTTTTTATGCACTGCGAGATTGTAATCCCGTTAACAGATAAGACATGAATTTGCTGTGTAGGTGTTATTACATCGCATCATCTGGATGCATGTATGTTTCTCTCATCTAATGGCATCAACTAATGAAAGCTAACCCGCTTTATTTCGACATGTCATATTGTTTTATAAACATGAAAGAACTTTTGTTGGCAAATCTAATAGAAGAGGAGGCAAGTGCAAATCTTTTTGAATGAGGACACACCAACATCTGGATCTTGTGCACTTTTGAGTTGCCCTGATATCCATTCTCGTTACAAATTCGATACACGTCGTATACAGATGCATTGACAAAGAAAAACCCTTTTCCTCGAATCACTTATATGCAGCAGTTTATGGAAAATTGAATCTCTTGGTATTGCCTTTTGTCTCCGACACGATGTTATTCACAATGAAACAGAACAACCAATGCATCTTCCCAACATGTCTGCCCTCACAATTGACCGAGCCCAACCATTTACACAGCCCGCCATCCCTTTTCCTATGCCACAACCGAACGAGTCCAGCCATAATGGACGATTTTTTTAATGCAGATCATGACTCTCTGGTTTGGCAATTACTACTTTAGTGGTCTAAAatgttttatattagtttacagagggatcAAAAAACAAGGGGCAGTACTCCAACAACTCCTTGTACCATGTGATTAGCTTCAGAGGAGTTCAACTAGTTTTTGTCTCTATTGTGTAGAACCTTAAAGTTCCTTTAAAAACCCATGTCTTCCTTTGGTTGTTCCCCCATAATAAGCTAATGACTAGGGACAATCTTAGGAAGAGACAGATAATCAAACCACTAGATTGTGTTTTTTTCATAGAAGATGAATCTGTCTCTCATATGTTTTTTGGTTGTGTGGTTGCCACGAATATTTGGTCGTTTATTGGATATTACTTTGAACTCACTATTGGAAGTGAGTTTGAATCTATATCTATATTTTGGACTAGAAATAATAAGAACATAGCTTTGAATACTATTAGTTCTGCTACAATTTGGTGCTTGTGAGAATATAGGAACTCTATGATTTTTTACAACGCCAAATGGATCTTTGTTACACATATTTGGAGACTGATCTTAAGAACCATCAGGTTCTGGGCGGTCCTATCTCCAAAACAAAGCAGAGTGAGGTTGATGGACTTTTGAGAAATCCCGACAAGTTTTATCTGGCAACCTCTGATAATCTTGGGTGGCTGAGTATGTCACCTCATATTACACTGGATCCTCACCCCTTGGTGacccttggagcaagttcaagatctCTGATGAGGCCGCCAACTTCATGTTGCCAATCAAGAAGAGAAGCGCTGGGAGCAAGTCCACCATAAACCAGTCCAGTGTCTACCCATGCCGTGTGTTGGTCTCCTCAGGCGGCATCTGCGCCACCCTTGAAGACCAAAATGTCGTATCGTGAGATCATTTATGACGTCACATGAAAGTTGCTTGTCTATCTTTAACTCTCACGCTGCCTTTTATGCTTGTAGATTTCATAACCGTCTTTTATAGATGGAgtcattttatctcttaaactgttCCTCTGTGTGAGTTGTTGTATAACATGTTGGGTTTCATTTGAGTAATGAAGAGAGCCCTCCCTATGATTATAAAAAGATATGGACGAAAAATGTGTGGAGGACGTTTTGGCTCCTGGGTGCATTTGCTCTTGTATGAAcagtattttttttaaaataatttaaaAATTATAGTTTTTTTTTAAATGTTTGTATTAGTGTCGCAAGCATAATTGATAATTTCTATGCAAAACGGACCAGCGTTTTCATCGGTGAAACAACAAAATAGGGTGTAACATCTGATGTTTATTTTTTTGCGCAGGTCAAAATGCTTACCATTTTTATCTAAAAATTTGCAGGTAACATTTGAATGTGACCATGAACACATCATATTTTAGTTGAGATTTGTTGACATTTCGGAAAATTATTTTTCGCACGTGGGAGCcgattttttttttgagggaaagccTTCTGGCAATTTATTAATCTTCAAATAAGTTTACATCATTTGCCAAAGCATCTAAAATGAAACTAGGCGGATCCACAAACCACGAAGTGGTAAGAGGTCCCTCCGCTTGACTAGCTAGCAAATGAGCTACCTTATTACTTTCCCTAAGACAATGAACAAAAGAAATACTAGAGAAATTCCTTGCTAAAAAACTACACTCCTCATAGATAGCAGCTGCAGCACCAATCGAATTGCCATCCTCCTGCATGGTCTGAATTACTTTCAGGCAGTCTGAATTAACAATGATGTTATTGCATCCTGAGTTGCTTGCTAGGATCAATCCGTCCCGGATAGAGCGAGCTTCAGCTGTAGGTGCATCAGCTACGTAACTGATAGCATAAGCACTCGCCGATAAGAATCTGCCTTGATCATCGCATCAACAGAGAACGCCGCATCGACATTCAGCTTTGCAAATCCAACTCCAGGTTGTTTCCAGCCGTGTCTTCGAATCTTAGCTGCTGGTTTTGCTGCTCTCGCATAATGCTGAGTCTTGCGAATCGATAGGTCCGGGGGGCTAGCGGCCGTGGAGCACTCCCGAACGGACCTGGCCATCTGGGCCAGCACGGCCCGACCCACGCTTAACCACCGTGGCTGGCACGAAACAGCCCACGACGGCACGTGACGTGCCGGTCACGCGTGCTACTGGGccggctctcctcacatggcagtTCCCCGAACCCCCCCGGCCGAATCCTAAACCCTAGAAGCTCCACAGCGCCTCCGCCCCGCCGCtccttcgccgtcgccgtcgcctgcgcCCCGCCTCGCGCTCGCCCTCGCCTGCGCCCCGCCGCGcactcgccctcgccctcgcctgcGCGCCGCCGCGcactcgccctcgccctcgcctgcGCTCCGCCGCTCACCTGCGGGTGCCCCCAAACTCCGTGGAAGATGGCGCTGGCAATCTCGATGGAAGCCACAGATGCGCGCGCGCGGGAGCTGGGGATCGACCTCGACTCCGTCGACGTCGACTCCATCGCCCTTCCGCCCGGCGAGGACTTCGACATCCTCCGGTATCATCCATCATCTTCCCTTCCCAGCCCCGCCACCTCCTTTCCGCAAGCGGTCAAAGTAGGCAGGAGTCGCATATATTTGTTGATTTTGTTATTCATGTTGCCGTTCGATCACGATTTGCAGCGACGACGAGGATTTGCTTCAGGATGAAGACATTCCGGAGCTCGAGATGGGTTTTGCAAACATTATTGTGGTGGACAATCTGCCGGTCGTTCCCCCGGAGAAGTACGAGAAGCTGGAGAATGTTTTGCGCAAGATATACGGTCAGCTTGGTGTGATCAAGGAAGGTGGGCTTTGGATGCCCACGGACCCAGAGACCAAGAAGACCCAGGGCTACTGCTTCATTGAGTTTAATACTCCGCAGGTATGTTGCTTCTTGTAAGTTAGGTTTATTCATACATACATATCTGCATGATGGAATGAGGCAATGGCTTGATTCTGTTACCTTTGCAAGTCATGTGCATTCCTACAATGAGAAAGGTCATCCCTATTCCATTTGAACTCTCAATCCTGATTAACTTTTGTACGTGGATCGGAAGAAGATAATCAACTGAGTGGAAACATGCATGGAAACACCTTTGTTTTGTTAGAGTTTGTTCCATTGCTTAATTGTTGGGATTTTTCTGTAGCAAGACGATTGTTCGAAGCAAGACTTTGTGCTTTTAGTTTTACTGGATTATTGCTAGTATATGTGATAGTGTTCTATTGTTGTGACCAAATTTAATTAAATGCCTATCCGAAATTAACTCCACTTTTGCTTTCATAAATTGTTTTGCATTCTGTGACTGGAATTATCATGACCCTCTTGGTTGATTGAAAGAGGATTATTTGACAATGTGCCAGGAAGCTGAGTTTGCTATGGAAAAAACACGTGGCTACAAACTGGACAAATCTCACATATTTGCTGTTAATATGTTTGATGACTTCGAGAAGTACATGAAAGTTCCTGATGAGTGGGCGCCTGCTGAAATCAAGCCATACACTCCTGGAGTGCGTATTCTCTACCCCCCACCACCATACACAGACTTGTTTGTTTCTTTACATTACTAGAGGTTTTATGTAACTTGACTgttatatgtgtgtgtgttgcaGGAAAATCTTCTCAAGTGGCTAACTGATGATAAGGCCAGAGATCAGTTTGTGATCCGTGCTGGTACGTTCACGGAAGTGTACTGGAATGACGCTAGACGGGCAATGCCTGAGCTTGTGTACCAAAAGCAGGTGCTTCATTTTTTTATTtaccttttgcttttagttttcttGGAAAATGGAAACTAAAGGTCATGGCTATATCCTATAAGGAGAACTAATTTTCATGAATATCCTGTATCCTTCTTCTTTGACAGTACTGGACGGATAGCTATATTCAATGGTCCCCTCTTGGAACACACTTGGCGACCGTGCATAGGCAGGGCGCGCAGGTGTGGGGTGGTGATGATAAGTTTGTTCGTCTAATGCGCTTTCTTCATCCACAGGTACTGGTTTGTGCTAACAGTAAATATATGCAATACACAATGTCCTTTTAGCTGACAGCTACCTGTCACAGTTGAAACTCATCGATTTCTCTCCCGGTGAGAAATATTTGATCACTTACAGCAGCCATGAGCCCAGCaaccccatagacacacatgtAAGTGAATGTTACAAGACTTCTTTCTGTTCATATATTGTCTCCTATCTGACTTGCAAATGTTATACTTGTAGAGGGTTGTACTAAATATCTTTGATGTACGGACTGGAAAAGTAATGCGGGAGTTCAAGGGAAGTGCTGATGATTTCACTACTGGTGGAAATATGGGTGTGTCTGGTGTTTCATGGCCTATCTTCAGGTGAACCCACTACTTCTGTGCTTCGAAGTGAATGCACATCTTATGAGGTTGTCATGGTTTGATGCTTAGGatgtttttatttatgttttttttttgaaGGTGGGGTGGTGGAAGAGATGATAAGTATTTTGCTAGGCTTGGAAAGAATGTTATATCTGTCTATGATACTGAGACGTTCGCTCTTATTGATAAGAAGTCCTTGAAGGTAGAAAATGTGGTTGACTTCAGTTGGTCTCCCACTGATCCTATCATATCACTCTTTGTGCCTGAATTGGGTGGTGGAAATCAGCCTGCCAGGGTAAGTACAAATTGCTACTGCTACCTCTTTTAAGATGTTTATCCAGTTAGCATCAAATGCTAAAATATGTGTTTTGTGTTGAAAGGTGAGTCTTGTGCAAATTCCGGGCAAAGAGGAGATTCGGCAGAAAAACCTTTTCAGTGTGAGCGACTGCAAAATGTACTGGCAAAACAATGGAGAGTATCTGGCTGTCCAGGTAGACAGGTACACAAAAACAAAGAAGAGCATTTACACTGGGTTCGAGCTGTTCAGAATCAAGGAACGAGACATCCCAATTGAGGTCTTTGAATTGGACAACAAGAATGACAAGATAATTGCCTTTGCATGGGAGCCTAAAGGTCACCGCTTTGCTGTTATTCATGGTGATGGGCCTAAGCCTGATATAAGTTTCTACACCATGAAAGCAGTCAACAATAATGTTAGTCGTGTGTCCAAGCTCACCACACTCAAGGGCAAGCAGGCCAATTCATTGTTCTGGTCTCCTGCTGGGCGTTTCATTGTTCTGGCAGGGCTGAGGGGTTTCAATGGCCAGCTGGAGTTCTTCAACGTTGATGATCTTGAGACCATGGCGACAGGAGAACATTTTATGGCGACTGACATCATGTGGGATCCTACTGGAAGGTGAGCCTATCACTTAATTGAAAATTTTCTTCTTGTCGCTATCTGGTGATATTTACAAAACAAATGTTAAAGCAATAATAAACATACACTGAATAGGTTACAGGAATTATCACACCCTGAACACTACGAACGTAGATGCTCAGCTGAAATTTTTAATTGTCTTCACCTGTTAAAACAACACTCACCCTCAAATTGCATGGACTTAGTAGTTGAAATTAACAAATACTCCCTccctcccaaaattcttgtcttagattttttctaaatacggatgtatctagttacgttttagtgttagatacatccgtatctagataaatctaagacaagaattttgggattgAGGGAGTAGTAGTTTGGTTTACCACAGATGAACTAAGATGGTTTTGGAACTTGCTTGTTCAGATATCTCGCAACTGCAGTTACCTCGGTTCATGAGATGGAAAATGGTTTCCAAATCTGGTCCTTCAATGGCAAGCAAATTTACAAGGTTTTAAAGGATCAATTCTATCAGGTATAGCTTCCATTCCATCCATCCCTCGTTTGTTGTTTGAGTCTATGCATTGCTGTATCTATCCTTCTGTAGTAATGTTTTTGCCCTTTGCATGATGATGGTACAGTTCCAATGGCGCCCAAGGCCACCGTCGCTACTTActccggagaaggaggaggacaccACAAAGAACCTCAAGCGGTACAGCAAGAAGTACGAACAAGAGGATCAGGACGTGCACCACCTTTTGGACGAGGAGGAGCGCAAGAGACGGATGCGGCTTCAAGAGGTGTGGGAAGCATGGGTCGCCAAGTGGAAGCAGCTGCACGAGGAGGAGCGAGCATTCAGGATGCAGCTTAGGGGCGGGGAGGACAGCGACAAGGAAGAAGAGGCGGAATACAAGGAGATTGAGGCGGAGGAGCTGGTTGATGTCACAGAAGAAACCGTTGCCTTTGACCTGGACCAGGAGTGAAAGGCTGCTCAGTGttagtgtcctgcctgtcgtgtgAATTGCTGTCGTTTTGCATGATAGGTTCTTTAGATCAAGCACATAGTTTGTTGATCTTTCTAGTAATGCACTTTTAATAAATTCATCAATCATGTTTATGGAGATCGATTTTTGTGTTTGGAATGCTGGTCATCATAATCTCTTTTTGCAAATGTGGTTACATTTTCGTGGGCTAGCTGTACTGGAATCACTTCTCTATTATCGTCGGATTTTGCACATCAGACCGACAGGAAGAGATGAAAATAATCTACTCCCTTTGTTACTAAATGTATGACGTTATGGGAGTTCAAATTGACCAAAATGAGCAACCAAGCACCCC from Triticum aestivum cultivar Chinese Spring chromosome 4A, IWGSC CS RefSeq v2.1, whole genome shotgun sequence harbors:
- the LOC123086809 gene encoding eukaryotic translation initiation factor 3 subunit B, translated to MALAISMEATDARARELGIDLDSVDVDSIALPPGEDFDILRDDEDLLQDEDIPELEMGFANIIVVDNLPVVPPEKYEKLENVLRKIYGQLGVIKEGGLWMPTDPETKKTQGYCFIEFNTPQEAEFAMEKTRGYKLDKSHIFAVNMFDDFEKYMKVPDEWAPAEIKPYTPGENLLKWLTDDKARDQFVIRAGTFTEVYWNDARRAMPELVYQKQYWTDSYIQWSPLGTHLATVHRQGAQVWGGDDKFVRLMRFLHPQLKLIDFSPGEKYLITYSSHEPSNPIDTHRVVLNIFDVRTGKVMREFKGSADDFTTGGNMGVSGVSWPIFRWGGGRDDKYFARLGKNVISVYDTETFALIDKKSLKVENVVDFSWSPTDPIISLFVPELGGGNQPARVSLVQIPGKEEIRQKNLFSVSDCKMYWQNNGEYLAVQVDRYTKTKKSIYTGFELFRIKERDIPIEVFELDNKNDKIIAFAWEPKGHRFAVIHGDGPKPDISFYTMKAVNNNVSRVSKLTTLKGKQANSLFWSPAGRFIVLAGLRGFNGQLEFFNVDDLETMATGEHFMATDIMWDPTGRYLATAVTSVHEMENGFQIWSFNGKQIYKVLKDQFYQFQWRPRPPSLLTPEKEEDTTKNLKRYSKKYEQEDQDVHHLLDEEERKRRMRLQEVWEAWVAKWKQLHEEERAFRMQLRGGEDSDKEEEAEYKEIEAEELVDVTEETVAFDLDQE